One part of the Bacteroidia bacterium genome encodes these proteins:
- a CDS encoding DJ-1/PfpI family protein: MKNIYFVIPPQLHMLDITGPAQIFYEAKEYGADLNLHFLSLGTTTEIESSAGLYFSKLQVFFQSHPQKGDLIFIPGLDYTLLREKNFLEEVKDFLDWLKLQHKKEVQICSICTGAFLLAESGLLNGKSCTTHWKYLDDFAHQFPQILIQKNRLFVENEGIYTSAGMSSGIDLSLYILEQNFGSSLVVELAKEVVIYFRRSESDPQLSIFLQYRNHLEKRIHDVQDHLRKELANAPQLNELAEVAHTSSRNLTRLFKKTTGITLGAYIEKLRVERAVKLLSEGNKVAFVAEKCGLKSENQLRNLLKKHKGILPTDLFLS, translated from the coding sequence ATTAAAAACATTTACTTTGTCATACCGCCTCAGCTTCATATGCTGGATATTACCGGGCCTGCCCAAATATTCTATGAAGCAAAGGAATATGGTGCGGATCTCAACTTGCATTTCCTGAGTTTAGGTACAACAACTGAAATAGAGAGCAGTGCCGGCCTCTACTTTTCCAAACTCCAGGTATTCTTTCAAAGCCATCCACAGAAAGGAGATCTGATCTTTATTCCTGGCCTGGATTACACCTTATTACGTGAGAAAAATTTTCTGGAAGAAGTAAAAGACTTTCTGGATTGGTTGAAACTGCAACATAAAAAAGAAGTGCAAATCTGTTCTATTTGTACCGGTGCATTTTTATTAGCAGAATCTGGTCTCCTTAATGGCAAAAGCTGTACTACTCACTGGAAGTACCTGGATGATTTTGCTCATCAGTTTCCTCAAATTCTTATACAAAAAAATAGACTATTTGTCGAAAATGAAGGAATCTATACCAGTGCCGGCATGTCTTCAGGAATTGATTTATCCCTCTATATACTCGAACAAAACTTTGGTTCCTCTCTTGTGGTGGAGTTGGCGAAAGAAGTGGTCATCTACTTTCGAAGAAGTGAATCAGATCCCCAGCTCAGCATCTTCCTCCAATATCGAAATCACCTCGAAAAACGCATACATGATGTCCAGGATCATTTACGCAAAGAATTGGCGAATGCTCCCCAACTGAATGAATTAGCAGAGGTTGCTCATACCAGCAGTCGAAACCTGACCCGTTTATTCAAAAAGACTACTGGTATCACTTTAGGAGCTTATATAGAAAAGCTTAGGGTGGAAAGAGCGGTAAAGCTACTTTCAGAGGGAAATAAGGTAGCGTTTGTAGCAGAAAAATGTGGCCTAAAAAGTGAAAATCAGTTAAGAAATCTATTGAAGAAACATAAAGGTATACTTCCCACCGATCTGTTTTTGTCCTGA
- a CDS encoding DUF1501 domain-containing protein, protein MKIHKEARYKEVEFNTRRHFLKSCTTGLGGIALASLLSCQTGDLFSEKTLEDSIRKQAAHYAPKAKRVIFLHMAGAPSQLELFDYKPALNKLHGQPCPASLLEGKRFAFISGTPNMLGHQAKFEQRGESGAWVSDLLPNLAKQTDDICFLKAMHTDEFNHAPAQLLLHTGIGRLGRPSMGSWVSYGLGSMNENLPGYVVLVSGGKTPDAGKSVWGSGFLPSIHQGVQCRSQGDPVLYVSDPKGMSRDLRKHSIDAINEINKQQYETFQDPEILTRISQYELAFKMQVSVPEAMDISDEPDYIHELYGTEPGKTSFANNCLLARRLAERDVRYIQLFHWGWDAHGAGESEALNGGFIRRCEETDKAVSALLTDLKQRGLLEETLVVWGGEFGRTPMMENRGGKQNPFVGRDHQTEAYTIWMAGGGIKGGMSFGETDEIGYAGVKDRVHVHDLQATILHQMGFDHEKLSYHFQGRDFRLTDQFGKVVHDILA, encoded by the coding sequence ATGAAAATCCACAAGGAAGCTCGATATAAAGAAGTAGAGTTCAATACTCGCAGGCATTTTCTTAAAAGCTGCACCACAGGTTTGGGAGGCATTGCCCTGGCTTCCTTGCTGTCTTGTCAGACAGGAGATTTGTTTTCAGAGAAAACTCTTGAAGATAGCATCCGAAAACAAGCAGCTCATTATGCCCCAAAAGCCAAAAGAGTCATTTTCCTTCACATGGCCGGAGCTCCCTCCCAATTGGAGCTTTTCGACTACAAACCAGCCCTGAATAAACTCCATGGACAGCCCTGCCCGGCTTCTCTTCTGGAAGGCAAACGTTTTGCCTTTATCTCAGGTACTCCAAATATGCTCGGCCATCAGGCAAAATTTGAGCAAAGGGGAGAATCTGGTGCCTGGGTTTCGGACCTCCTTCCCAATTTGGCTAAACAGACAGACGATATCTGCTTCCTAAAAGCCATGCATACCGATGAATTCAATCATGCTCCGGCTCAACTTCTCCTCCACACGGGTATCGGTCGCCTGGGTAGGCCCAGTATGGGATCCTGGGTCAGTTATGGCTTGGGTTCTATGAATGAGAATTTACCGGGCTATGTGGTACTGGTTTCCGGGGGAAAGACTCCGGATGCGGGTAAAAGTGTTTGGGGAAGTGGTTTTCTTCCTTCTATTCACCAGGGCGTACAATGTCGGTCTCAGGGAGATCCGGTTCTCTATGTTTCCGATCCTAAAGGAATGAGCCGCGACCTACGAAAACACTCAATCGATGCCATCAATGAAATCAACAAGCAACAATACGAGACTTTTCAGGACCCGGAGATTTTAACCCGTATCTCCCAATACGAACTGGCTTTCAAAATGCAGGTATCCGTACCAGAGGCCATGGATATTTCCGACGAACCCGACTACATCCACGAACTATACGGAACGGAGCCCGGCAAAACTTCCTTCGCCAATAATTGTCTGTTAGCTCGGCGTTTGGCAGAAAGAGATGTCCGCTATATTCAGCTCTTTCACTGGGGATGGGATGCACATGGAGCTGGAGAAAGTGAAGCATTAAATGGAGGCTTTATCAGGCGATGTGAAGAGACAGATAAAGCAGTATCCGCCTTACTGACCGACCTCAAACAAAGAGGTTTGCTGGAAGAAACCCTGGTCGTTTGGGGAGGGGAATTTGGCAGGACTCCTATGATGGAAAATCGGGGCGGGAAACAAAATCCTTTTGTTGGTAGAGATCATCAAACCGAAGCTTATACCATTTGGATGGCGGGCGGAGGCATCAAAGGAGGCATGTCCTTTGGGGAAACAGATGAAATCGGCTATGCGGGAGTAAAGGATCGGGTTCACGTACACGATCTACAGGCAACCATCCTGCATCAAATGGGATTCGACCATGAAAAACTTAGCTATCATTTTCAAGGCAGGGATTTTCGTTTGACAGATCAATTTGGGAAAGTGGTCCACGATATCCTGGCTTAG
- a CDS encoding DUF1553 domain-containing protein, producing MARAILSLTRKKSLLILCGCLLISLPFINQCTSSRQSISYNKDIRPILNKKCLACHGGVRQMGEFSLLFEEEAFQPTESGKVAIIPGKAEESELYTRITHHDLDLRMPKDAQPLSETEKQLIADWINEGAKWEEHWAYISPKLEREPKISGEWMQNGIDFYIYNKLEASGLQPETEADKTSLFRRASLDLTGLPPKIEDLEAFQEDESPEAFEKAIDQLLASRHYGERWAAMWLDLARYADSKGYEADFHRNIWRYRDWVIKAFNQDLPFDQFTIEQLAGDLLPNPTSEQLIATAFHRNSMTNTEGGTSDEEFRLSTVMDRMNTSFEIWQATTLSCVQCHSHPYDPIRHEEFYQVMDIFNHSLDHDLTPENPTIYHYQAEDENRIKEIIAEIEELDKHTRVNQDSWIDDQIAEAIFPQLLPNKSQDFLHVTFGGNGVVSNWTSNLQSIGERKFYLKFDDIPMEGLESISYRFATEGADARIEVFLDSVGGQQISKTDFPNVKLNRWNASNFKSIKSPVLAKSGTHDLIFKLINTTGRIPEGMLNISLIELQYTDKHSSSTKLRELKKDLIGLRAKADETPIMQEKSSTFRRKTRFFERGNWLVQTDEMKAKVPESLLGNHKQAHNRLEFAQWLVNKENPLTARVIVNRFWEQIFGTGIIESLEDFGTQSLEASHPELLDYLALSFMHKHNWSVKSLLKEIMLSATYRQASRITPEKLEKDPYNRLLSRGPRFRLSAEQIRDQALAVSGLINDSIGGKSVMPQQPDGVWAVVYNNQQWITPEDNQKYRRGLYTYWKRTSPYPSMVSFDSPSREYCVSRRIRTNTPLQALVTLNDPVYLEAAKALAKRMEAKGKGELDEALKYGYFLALSKELDQAGLKVLRDLYQQAEKALESSSEVAVAVNDQKKNQEFQLQEPMTVVANAIMNLDGFLMKE from the coding sequence ATGGCCAGGGCCATCCTTTCGCTTACCCGAAAAAAAAGTCTCCTCATCCTGTGTGGCTGTTTACTCATTTCCCTTCCCTTTATCAACCAATGTACTAGCAGTCGCCAAAGCATAAGCTATAACAAAGATATTCGTCCCATCCTTAACAAGAAATGTCTTGCTTGTCATGGAGGAGTGAGGCAGATGGGAGAGTTTAGCTTACTATTCGAAGAAGAAGCCTTTCAGCCCACAGAGTCTGGCAAAGTGGCCATCATTCCCGGGAAAGCAGAGGAAAGCGAGCTCTACACAAGAATCACCCATCACGACCTGGATCTTCGCATGCCCAAGGATGCACAGCCACTTTCTGAAACTGAAAAACAACTCATTGCTGACTGGATCAATGAAGGGGCAAAATGGGAAGAACATTGGGCCTATATTTCTCCAAAACTTGAGAGGGAGCCAAAAATCAGTGGCGAATGGATGCAGAATGGCATCGATTTTTATATTTACAACAAACTGGAAGCATCGGGCCTACAGCCAGAAACAGAAGCAGATAAAACAAGCTTATTTCGAAGAGCCAGTCTTGACTTGACAGGTCTTCCTCCAAAAATAGAGGATTTGGAAGCTTTCCAGGAAGATGAATCACCAGAAGCTTTTGAGAAAGCCATAGATCAATTACTGGCCTCTCGGCATTATGGCGAGAGATGGGCTGCGATGTGGCTGGATCTCGCCAGATATGCAGATTCGAAAGGCTATGAAGCCGACTTCCATCGAAATATCTGGCGCTATAGGGATTGGGTGATAAAGGCTTTTAATCAAGACTTGCCTTTCGATCAATTTACGATTGAGCAACTGGCTGGAGATCTCCTTCCAAACCCTACCAGCGAGCAACTGATTGCTACTGCCTTTCATAGAAATAGCATGACCAATACCGAAGGGGGCACGAGCGATGAGGAATTTCGCTTGTCTACTGTCATGGATCGCATGAACACCAGCTTCGAGATTTGGCAAGCCACAACCCTTAGTTGTGTACAATGTCATAGCCACCCCTATGATCCTATCCGTCATGAAGAATTCTACCAGGTCATGGATATCTTCAATCACAGCCTGGACCACGATCTGACCCCAGAAAATCCTACCATCTATCATTACCAGGCAGAAGATGAAAACAGAATTAAAGAGATCATTGCTGAAATAGAGGAATTGGATAAACATACCCGTGTAAATCAGGACTCCTGGATAGATGATCAGATAGCCGAGGCTATTTTCCCACAATTGCTTCCCAATAAAAGCCAGGATTTTTTGCACGTAACCTTTGGTGGAAATGGTGTAGTCTCAAATTGGACCTCTAACCTTCAATCTATCGGAGAGAGGAAATTCTACCTAAAATTTGATGACATCCCCATGGAAGGCCTGGAATCTATTTCCTATCGCTTTGCTACAGAGGGAGCTGATGCCCGAATCGAAGTTTTTCTGGATAGCGTGGGCGGCCAACAGATTAGTAAAACAGATTTCCCCAATGTAAAACTTAACAGATGGAATGCGTCCAATTTCAAATCCATAAAAAGCCCGGTCTTAGCTAAATCGGGTACCCATGATCTCATTTTTAAACTCATCAATACCACAGGACGCATTCCCGAAGGCATGCTAAATATTTCCTTGATTGAGCTTCAGTATACAGACAAACATTCTTCTTCAACTAAACTGAGGGAGTTGAAAAAAGACTTAATTGGATTGAGGGCGAAAGCTGATGAAACGCCTATCATGCAGGAGAAATCTTCTACCTTTAGACGAAAAACCCGCTTCTTTGAAAGAGGGAACTGGCTGGTACAGACGGATGAAATGAAGGCGAAAGTTCCCGAATCCTTACTGGGAAATCACAAGCAAGCCCACAATAGACTTGAATTTGCCCAATGGCTGGTTAATAAAGAAAATCCCCTTACAGCCCGAGTAATTGTAAACAGATTCTGGGAGCAAATATTTGGAACAGGTATCATTGAGTCATTGGAAGATTTCGGCACACAAAGCCTGGAAGCCTCTCACCCGGAACTTCTGGATTATCTGGCCTTGAGTTTTATGCATAAACATAATTGGAGTGTCAAATCTCTGCTTAAAGAAATAATGCTTTCCGCTACCTATAGACAAGCATCCAGAATTACGCCTGAAAAACTTGAGAAAGACCCCTATAATCGCTTACTCTCCCGAGGTCCACGCTTCCGCTTATCTGCTGAACAGATTCGGGATCAGGCATTGGCAGTGAGTGGCTTGATAAATGACAGCATCGGGGGAAAAAGCGTGATGCCTCAACAGCCCGATGGAGTCTGGGCAGTAGTATATAATAATCAGCAATGGATCACTCCGGAAGACAATCAAAAATACCGTCGGGGCTTATATACCTATTGGAAACGAACTTCCCCCTACCCTTCTATGGTGAGTTTTGATTCTCCCAGTAGGGAATACTGTGTATCGAGGCGCATCAGAACCAATACTCCTTTACAAGCTTTGGTTACCCTCAATGATCCGGTTTACCTGGAAGCAGCAAAAGCTCTGGCCAAACGGATGGAAGCAAAAGGAAAGGGGGAGCTCGATGAAGCCCTAAAATATGGCTATTTCCTGGCACTATCGAAGGAGCTCGATCAGGCAGGCCTGAAGGTATTGCGAGACTTGTATCAGCAAGCAGAGAAAGCGCTTGAGTCTTCATCGGAAGTGGCTGTCGCAGTCAATGATCAGAAGAAGAATCAGGAATTCCAGCTGCAGGAACCTATGACCGTAGTTGCCAATGCCATCATGAATCTCGATGGTTTTTTAATGAAAGAATAG
- a CDS encoding VOC family protein gives MTQKLVLFAIVCFMLSSCSQSPYQYELGTVSGFAELVNSGVKRLALSSPMSPEEMDSFLPLAQKEAEKYGVQIYRESELITTSLFPENVASGKDVLLLYQGTVLREYEQLKADKAALLEKKEYEGKNREEIARRFGRLLSYTPQGINKLLASNTNFRTLKDFGIEGSNVFLYYKDLRAATKFYQEILGLEMLADYQMATIFRIAGDSFLILVDAEKGMHSADEPKTVALALLTNELSQWWEYLQKSGVEIKYTYKPKEGGPHDGFVAIDPEGYLLEFELFKQHSENEKFIPLLKKNTTAPAQSENVPSGLGFNGSITWLYYKDVLAMQHFYEEVLGLELVADQGWTKIYQLSDYGFIGLVDEARGMHDFSEEKAVTVSYLVEDVKGWYEYVKKQEVFELRTGKFETGPEEKYNAFVGYDPAGYFMEFDKFLPHPDNEKLLTYIEED, from the coding sequence ATGACTCAAAAACTAGTACTCTTCGCAATTGTCTGTTTTATGCTTTCTTCCTGTTCTCAATCTCCCTATCAATATGAGTTGGGCACGGTCTCGGGTTTTGCTGAACTGGTAAATTCCGGCGTAAAGCGTTTGGCCTTAAGTAGCCCTATGTCTCCGGAGGAAATGGATTCCTTCCTGCCTTTAGCACAAAAAGAAGCCGAAAAATATGGGGTTCAGATTTACAGGGAGTCCGAGCTGATTACCACTTCACTTTTCCCCGAAAATGTTGCAAGCGGAAAAGATGTATTACTTCTATATCAGGGAACTGTTCTGAGGGAATATGAACAGCTGAAAGCAGATAAAGCTGCTTTATTGGAGAAAAAAGAATATGAGGGAAAGAATAGAGAAGAGATCGCCAGACGCTTTGGGCGTTTATTGAGCTATACCCCTCAAGGAATCAATAAACTTCTGGCAAGCAATACGAATTTCAGGACCTTGAAAGATTTTGGGATAGAGGGAAGCAATGTATTTTTGTATTACAAGGACCTCAGAGCTGCCACAAAATTCTATCAGGAAATCCTGGGACTGGAAATGCTAGCAGACTACCAGATGGCTACTATTTTCCGCATAGCTGGAGATTCTTTTTTGATCCTAGTTGATGCGGAGAAAGGTATGCATAGCGCAGATGAGCCAAAAACTGTAGCCCTGGCTTTGCTAACAAATGAACTCAGCCAGTGGTGGGAATACTTGCAGAAATCCGGAGTAGAAATAAAATATACCTATAAACCAAAAGAGGGAGGGCCGCATGATGGCTTCGTGGCCATAGATCCGGAAGGTTACCTGCTGGAATTCGAGTTATTCAAGCAGCATTCAGAAAATGAGAAGTTCATCCCTTTGCTCAAAAAGAATACAACTGCTCCCGCACAATCAGAAAATGTCCCCTCCGGTCTGGGATTCAACGGAAGCATCACCTGGTTGTATTATAAGGATGTCCTGGCTATGCAGCATTTCTATGAAGAAGTATTGGGTCTTGAATTGGTAGCAGATCAGGGTTGGACGAAAATCTATCAGCTAAGTGATTATGGATTTATCGGACTTGTGGACGAAGCCCGGGGCATGCATGACTTTAGCGAAGAAAAGGCGGTAACCGTTTCTTATTTAGTGGAAGATGTTAAAGGCTGGTATGAATATGTCAAAAAGCAGGAAGTCTTTGAATTGAGAACAGGGAAATTTGAAACCGGACCAGAAGAAAAATACAATGCTTTTGTAGGCTATGATCCAGCCGGCTATTTTATGGAATTTGACAAATTCCTTCCGCATCCTGACAATGAAAAATTGCTTACATACATTGAGGAGGACTAG
- a CDS encoding glycosyltransferase, protein MQTKAKFFSIVIPTRDEGKMLHMTVDSILSNTDYPAGFEIIIVDDGSTDGSCDRYEADERHISLIRTKNQGVAKARNLGAKHAKGEYLLFLDAHCKVSSNWLDRFATSLNRREVAVVGPTFTKLDATEPKGCGMMWVNDKAMRFTWFTPIDADEPYKMALTPGGCQAFRKDTFFNIGQYDDGFESWGSEDLEICLRSWVLGYSVLVDPKITIQHYFRQSRSFEVLQEDVVYNFLRLINFHFSKKRIDKIMETLASYPHLKKVMDRIQKSDVFEMRKALNQVRVRDDDWFFQSFQLQGKPSVISHFT, encoded by the coding sequence ATGCAGACCAAAGCTAAATTTTTCAGCATTGTCATTCCGACCAGGGATGAAGGCAAAATGCTACATATGACTGTTGATAGCATATTGAGTAATACAGATTATCCTGCAGGATTTGAAATTATAATTGTTGATGATGGTTCTACTGATGGCAGTTGTGATCGATATGAAGCTGATGAAAGGCACATCAGCTTAATCAGAACGAAAAACCAGGGAGTCGCAAAAGCACGAAATTTAGGAGCCAAACATGCAAAGGGAGAATATCTGCTTTTTTTAGATGCTCATTGCAAGGTATCCAGCAATTGGCTGGATCGTTTTGCCACAAGTTTGAACAGAAGGGAAGTAGCTGTTGTTGGACCTACATTTACAAAATTAGACGCTACTGAACCCAAAGGATGTGGCATGATGTGGGTAAACGATAAGGCCATGCGATTTACCTGGTTTACTCCGATAGATGCTGATGAACCCTATAAAATGGCCTTAACTCCTGGTGGCTGCCAGGCATTTAGGAAAGATACTTTCTTCAACATAGGACAGTATGATGATGGATTTGAGAGTTGGGGATCTGAAGATTTAGAAATCTGCTTAAGAAGTTGGGTATTGGGATACTCCGTATTAGTAGATCCCAAAATTACCATCCAGCATTATTTTCGTCAATCTCGCAGCTTTGAGGTTCTACAAGAAGATGTAGTCTACAATTTTCTTAGGCTGATAAATTTTCATTTTTCCAAAAAGCGTATTGACAAAATCATGGAGACACTGGCTTCATATCCTCACTTAAAGAAGGTTATGGATCGCATTCAGAAAAGTGATGTATTTGAAATGCGAAAAGCCCTAAATCAAGTGCGGGTAAGAGATGATGATTGGTTTTTTCAAAGTTTTCAATTGCAGGGGAAACCATCCGTAATTTCTCACTTCACTTGA
- a CDS encoding S8 family serine peptidase, whose translation MLRKDQQKDSANIKEITVRNKKDKKRRKVKYFADRIIVRLKKPEESESLNIEELCQKICEVIPRGQVLRYPRTEASRRVLFKVSQKADLEKLTKELSKREEVEYAELDYVDQDALILPNDSRYNEQWALEMVNAERAWDVTTGTSDRILIGIIDSGISITNNALDHEDLNSSRYILGTDFVDGGTPRDLRGHGTHVTGIAAAESNNCRGVTGMNWLAPTYICRTLNANGNGSSADFADAVEEIVDYALLNNLKVVINYSAGGGDNVTKMNACQYADDNGMILCAAAGNDFGGDVIFPAAYSLDFDAVIAVGSTDSDDTVSNFSNIGPEITVVAPGNSILSTTPTYSVTAAGDLEYEFYSGTSMACPLVTGLIALMWSRRSFLSNSSIRQCLIDTAVKLGPGTFNNSWGNGRVDAYQAVSCIEIYTFCFLTPFTFFTAFTSITELTHFTEFTPFTQFTRLTPFTRFTPFTPLTPFTVFSDVTPFIRFKNKLFELADIQIDKFDEFKEVQGLFEANKLNYLHEIASEDLSELANIVGSQEKASYYVGLSQSILKSL comes from the coding sequence ATGCTAAGAAAAGATCAACAAAAAGACTCAGCAAACATTAAAGAAATTACGGTCCGGAATAAAAAGGATAAGAAACGCAGAAAGGTTAAATATTTTGCCGATCGCATCATCGTCAGACTAAAAAAACCGGAAGAATCAGAAAGCCTGAATATCGAAGAGCTTTGCCAAAAAATATGTGAGGTCATCCCCAGAGGACAAGTACTTCGCTATCCCAGAACAGAAGCTTCTCGACGAGTATTATTCAAAGTATCTCAAAAAGCTGATTTAGAGAAACTCACCAAAGAACTCTCAAAGAGAGAGGAAGTTGAATATGCAGAGTTAGATTATGTAGACCAAGATGCGCTGATCCTACCTAATGATTCAAGATACAATGAGCAATGGGCCCTGGAAATGGTAAATGCTGAAAGAGCCTGGGACGTCACGACCGGCACTTCTGATCGAATATTGATAGGGATAATTGATAGTGGAATTTCTATTACCAATAATGCCCTGGACCATGAAGACCTGAATTCATCCAGATATATCCTGGGAACTGACTTTGTTGATGGAGGTACCCCCAGAGATTTGCGTGGACATGGCACACATGTAACTGGAATTGCAGCGGCAGAAAGTAATAATTGCAGAGGGGTAACGGGAATGAACTGGCTAGCGCCCACTTACATTTGCCGGACCCTAAACGCTAACGGAAATGGCAGTTCTGCAGATTTTGCTGATGCTGTAGAAGAAATTGTTGACTATGCCTTGCTCAACAATCTAAAAGTAGTCATAAACTACAGTGCTGGTGGTGGAGATAATGTTACGAAAATGAATGCTTGTCAATATGCAGATGACAATGGCATGATTCTATGTGCTGCTGCCGGAAATGATTTTGGAGGAGATGTAATATTTCCAGCAGCCTACTCCCTGGATTTCGATGCAGTCATCGCAGTAGGTTCTACGGATTCAGATGATACAGTATCTAATTTTTCAAATATTGGTCCTGAGATAACAGTCGTAGCTCCTGGGAACTCCATTTTGTCAACTACTCCCACCTATTCTGTAACAGCTGCAGGTGATCTGGAATATGAGTTTTATAGTGGTACCTCAATGGCATGCCCGCTGGTGACTGGGCTAATCGCTTTGATGTGGTCCAGAAGATCTTTCCTTAGCAACAGTTCTATTCGCCAGTGTCTTATTGATACTGCTGTCAAATTAGGTCCTGGAACCTTCAACAATTCCTGGGGCAATGGAAGAGTCGATGCCTATCAAGCGGTATCCTGTATCGAAATTTATACCTTCTGCTTTTTGACCCCATTTACCTTCTTCACAGCATTTACTTCTATCACGGAACTTACACATTTTACTGAATTCACTCCCTTCACTCAGTTTACAAGATTAACACCTTTTACCAGGTTCACTCCCTTTACTCCCCTAACTCCCTTTACAGTCTTTTCAGATGTAACTCCTTTTATTCGCTTCAAAAACAAGCTATTTGAACTTGCAGATATTCAAATCGACAAGTTTGATGAATTCAAGGAAGTACAGGGGCTTTTTGAGGCAAACAAACTGAATTACTTGCACGAAATTGCCTCAGAAGACCTCAGTGAATTAGCAAATATTGTGGGAAGTCAAGAAAAGGCATCCTACTATGTCGGACTCTCACAATCTATTCTTAAATCATTATAA
- a CDS encoding DUF4956 domain-containing protein, whose protein sequence is MFDAIFSQNSSEQATSTSIIIAVVCSFFLSSLIVLTYEYTHRNKGKSANFMIAMALISIVAATVMQAVGDSLARGLGMLGALAIIRFRTNLDNPVSITYMFASLAVGISCGVFGFTIAFAGTFTFCLAAILLHISPFWGTEQFRGNLRINLDLKDSSEEEVEKLLQQFCKRFKIDQFRINSSEQQSQAEEDDENIPLLNPVSLIINHNKEITYHIWMRDQQEAPKLMEMIYALPGIKNARLRFSIPNPEL, encoded by the coding sequence ATGTTTGACGCGATTTTCTCCCAAAACAGTTCAGAACAAGCTACTTCTACAAGCATCATCATTGCGGTAGTCTGTTCCTTTTTCCTTTCGTCTCTGATCGTCCTGACCTACGAATATACCCATAGGAACAAAGGGAAATCAGCCAATTTCATGATTGCGATGGCCCTGATTTCTATAGTAGCGGCTACTGTCATGCAAGCCGTGGGAGATTCGCTGGCGCGAGGCCTCGGTATGTTGGGAGCCCTCGCAATTATCCGATTCAGGACCAATCTAGACAATCCTGTAAGTATCACTTATATGTTTGCCTCCCTGGCTGTGGGTATATCCTGCGGCGTTTTTGGTTTTACCATTGCTTTCGCAGGCACCTTTACCTTTTGTCTGGCTGCCATCTTACTTCACATTTCTCCCTTTTGGGGGACAGAGCAATTCAGGGGAAATCTCCGCATCAATCTGGACCTGAAAGACTCCAGTGAAGAAGAAGTAGAGAAATTGTTACAGCAATTTTGCAAACGCTTCAAGATTGATCAGTTTCGGATCAATTCAAGCGAGCAACAATCACAGGCTGAGGAGGATGACGAAAATATTCCCCTTTTAAATCCTGTCAGTCTCATCATCAATCACAACAAGGAAATTACCTATCATATCTGGATGAGAGATCAGCAAGAGGCTCCTAAATTAATGGAAATGATTTATGCCTTACCAGGTATAAAAAACGCCCGTTTAAGATTTTCCATTCCTAATCCTGAACTATAA